The Pseudomonas allokribbensis genome has a window encoding:
- the fliM gene encoding flagellar motor switch protein FliM, producing MAVQDLLSQDEIDALLHGVDDGLVQTDNAAEPGSVKSYDLTSQDRIVRGRMPTLEMINERFARYTRISMFNMLRRSADVAVGGVQVMKFGEYVHSLYVPTSLNLVKIKPLRGTALFILDAKLVFKLVDNFFGGDGRHAKIEGREFTPTELRVVRMVLEQAFVDLKEAWQAIMEVNFEYINSEVNPAMANIVGPSEAIVVSTFHIELDGGGGDLHVTMPYSMIEPVREMLDAGFQSDLDDQDERWVNALRQDVLDVDVPIGATVARRQLKLRDILHMQPGDVIPVEMPEDMIMRANGVPAFKVKMGSHKGNLALQVIEPIERR from the coding sequence GCATGGCGTCGACGATGGTCTGGTACAGACCGATAACGCTGCCGAACCCGGCAGTGTCAAAAGCTACGACCTGACCAGCCAGGATCGCATCGTCCGCGGACGCATGCCGACTCTTGAGATGATCAACGAGCGTTTTGCCCGTTACACCCGCATCAGCATGTTCAACATGCTGCGCCGCTCGGCGGACGTTGCCGTCGGTGGCGTACAGGTGATGAAGTTCGGCGAATACGTGCACTCGCTGTACGTGCCGACCAGTCTCAACCTGGTCAAGATCAAACCCCTGCGCGGCACCGCGCTGTTCATCCTCGACGCCAAACTGGTGTTCAAGCTGGTGGACAACTTCTTCGGCGGCGACGGCCGTCACGCCAAGATCGAAGGGCGTGAATTCACCCCGACCGAACTGCGCGTGGTGCGCATGGTGCTGGAACAGGCGTTCGTCGACCTGAAAGAAGCCTGGCAGGCGATCATGGAAGTCAACTTCGAGTACATCAACTCGGAAGTGAACCCGGCCATGGCCAACATCGTCGGCCCGAGCGAAGCGATCGTGGTTTCCACGTTCCACATCGAACTCGACGGCGGTGGCGGCGACCTGCACGTGACCATGCCGTACTCGATGATCGAGCCGGTGCGCGAAATGCTCGACGCCGGTTTCCAGTCGGACCTCGACGACCAGGACGAGCGCTGGGTCAACGCCCTGCGTCAGGACGTACTCGATGTCGACGTGCCGATCGGTGCCACCGTCGCTCGCCGCCAGTTGAAACTGCGCGACATCCTGCACATGCAGCCGGGTGACGTGATCCCGGTCGAGATGCCGGAAGACATGATCATGCGCGCCAACGGCGTGCCGGCCTTCAAGGTCAAGATGGGCTCGCACAAAGGCAACCTCGCGTTGCAGGTGATCGAGCCGATCGAGCGCCGCTGA
- the fliN gene encoding flagellar motor switch protein FliN: MNDDMNAQDDQALADEWAAALEETGEAGQADIDALLAADAGVSSSNRLPMEEFGSVPKNNDPVTLDGPNLDVILDIPVSISMEVGSTDINIRNLLQLNQGSVIELDRLAGEPLDVLVNGTLIAHGEVVVVNEKFGIRLTDVISPSERIKKLR; the protein is encoded by the coding sequence ATGAACGACGATATGAACGCCCAGGACGATCAGGCACTGGCCGACGAGTGGGCTGCTGCCCTGGAAGAAACCGGTGAAGCCGGGCAGGCCGACATCGACGCGCTGCTGGCCGCCGACGCTGGTGTTTCCAGCTCCAACCGTCTGCCGATGGAAGAGTTCGGCAGCGTGCCGAAGAACAACGATCCGGTGACCCTCGACGGTCCGAACCTGGACGTGATCCTCGACATCCCGGTGTCGATCTCGATGGAAGTGGGCAGCACCGACATCAACATCCGCAACCTGCTGCAACTCAACCAGGGTTCGGTGATCGAGCTCGATCGTCTGGCCGGTGAGCCGCTGGACGTGCTGGTCAACGGTACCCTCATCGCTCACGGTGAAGTGGTTGTGGTCAACGAAAAGTTCGGCATCCGCCTGACCGACGTGATCAGCCCAAGCGAACGCATCAAGAAGCTGCGC